The Hemicordylus capensis ecotype Gifberg chromosome 11, rHemCap1.1.pri, whole genome shotgun sequence genome includes the window ATCATCATCTTCACCTAATACAACTGCTTGTTCTTCCAAACACCACCCCTTACCTCCCATGCTCTGCTTCTGTCACTCAGGATCTGATCTGCAGGAGCCCCAACAATCCCGTGTTCCCAAGTTAAGCTTTCTCCTGGTAATGAAACTGAAGCCAGAGATTAAGTTGCATGCTGGCACAATTCAGCCCTGCAGATGGTGCTGGTGACCATCACAATAATGGCTAGCAAGGCTGCCTTCCTGCTCTGGACTAATGCAAGTTGATGCACTTTGTAAGGCTCAGTAATCCATTTCCAGACCAAAGAGAAAAATCAGGTCTCAAAAACCTGGGAGGAAATGGCTGCTTCCACCCTGGTAGGGGTTGTTGGCTGCAGCCCACTGCCCGGTGGAAATGGATCCCAAATACAACAAAAGAGGGACTTGCTTCTGATTTCTTAGTTTTTTCTTTGAATCTGTCACAATGTGACACAGTGTAACgcaaaaagtggtgattcttgttATCGAACGGGgcgagcaactggctctatccgtccgcagctcagcatccctccagtggctgttgctgatgtcactcttaacgtttcttttttagattgtgagcccttttaggggagccattttatttatatctatgtaaactgctttggggacttttgttgaaaagtggtatatacatattcatagtagtagcataTGAATGCTTCAACATTAATTTATAATATGGATAATTTATAATTATCATTAATTTATAGTGTACTTCAACATTAATTGATACTAGCTGCAGAGCATCTACACCTCCAGCCAACccacctgctgctcccccccaTGACCGGTTTTCTGGCCGACCAGCCGCTTTTCCCCCTGCTCcctgcggtttctggctggcggtCGAcccgcttcctcccccccccctgtgGTTTCCGGCCAGCCCGCTTCTTCTCCGCCCCACCCCctgtgctttctggctggtggtccagccagaaagccggcctgccaccacctcccacctgcctgcccacccactcctGGGAGTGGCGGCCTCCTTCTGGCAGccagcccaccgctgcctcctgctcccaccgGCGGGTCctgcccgccacctctggctgactggctgccactgccattgtcgtccccgtcgctatcccccaggcagctgctcgcaaactctgaCAAGAGCTGCCGCAcctgggattagcgacgggtacgtttacAAGAACtatatggatagatagatattattaaGTCCTATTAAGTTAATCAAATATTGGCAGCATAGTTTGTCAAACAACCTTTAGGAGGTTCGTTGCTCtttattttatataattttaataactgctccatagttttaaaaaaagtttgccaAGAGCCTTCCTTtaaggaagaggagggagagaatgtTCTCAGAGTGGAAGTACCATGACAGACAGATCCCAGACATCAGCATGTTTTGTTGGACCGTGACGGGAATATGTCAGTATGCCCATCAGCATATGCCGTGGGATGCCTAAGAACCTGTGGTCTGTATCTGTGAAACCTTTGCTGCTGAACGGCCCTTCTTTTATTATGGAGACAACCACTTGTGGGAGTAGAGTCAGTGGTGAATGCACTTCTGGTGCCAGGACTGCCCTCTGAACACCGAATTTTAAATCTTGTTGCTGCTACATCTGTGGCATTGGCGAGGTTCAATTCCTTTTCAGTTTTCAAAGTTAGTTTCTGGTGTGTTCATACTTCTTGGTTCTTGCTTTTAGGATAACAGAACTGCCCTGCACTGGGCCTGTTCAGCTGGACACGCAGATATTGTTGACTTCTTGCTAAGCCTGGGAGTGCCTGTTAACGACAAAGATGATGTAAGTCCTGGGGCcttgatcccctgctaactgagcaaagaggcaaacTACCAGCttacactcacttcacatgtgatcACCAGAGGACTGAAGTTGTTTTCTTTGCCTTAAATAATCTTTACCTTTCCCACTCCTGTGAACTGGAAAACGTACATAATTGTAAGgcctccatcaaccctaagtgctaGCTTTCTCTTAAATTGTTTATTGAAAGTGGAtcgagaaaaattcttctccctctcacgtaatactagaaccaggaggcatcccacgaaattgattgccgggaaatttaggaccaacaaatggaggtactttttcacataacacataaaacttgtggaattctctgccacaagatgtgatgacagccaacaacctggatggcttcaagagggtttggataacttcatggaggagaggtctgtcgaTGACTACtgggctatagggcacctccagcctcaaaggcaggatgcctctgagtaccagttgcaggggagtaacagcaggagagagggcaggcccctttcaactcctgcctgtaggcttctagtggcgtctggtgggccactgtgtgaaacaggatgctggactagataggccttgggcctgatccagcagagctgttcttatgggacctgtgtgaaacttcagccaaaagctgaatactctgcacagtccctctggcacCATGTGGGGACTGTAAGAGAAggaccattcccaccatgcagtcctgctctttgcccagtgccagagtggctcctttaagggaaacgaagccctcttgagccccggcAGCATCTTGGCAGGTGTGCACAGAGTTCTGGGTAGCATggccctttccagtgctttcctcctggagCTCTTAAGAAAGGGCTCCATCTCGGCCCTCCCATCACTGCGAAAAACGCCCTActgtgcagtgggaaatggctctctcaGTGAAGGTTTCTTGCCAGAGTAGCCCCTGCTGGAAAATGCTGATGGAAGATCTCCTCCTTTCCTTTGTCTCTCCAGGCTGGCTGGAGTCCTTTGCATATCGCTGCATCGGCAGGTCGAGACGAAATTGTGAGAGCTCTCCTGGGGAAAGGTGCTCAGGTGAACACCGTCAACCAAAATGGCTGCACGCCTCTGCACTATGCCGCATCCAAAAATAAGCACGAGGTAAGATTTACTGGGTTTTCTGGTCTCCCTCTTGCTTCCCTTGGTGTTGGATAAATGTCCTCTTCTTTGCCTTCAGATCGCACTGATGCTGCTAGAGAGTAGAGCGAATCCAGACGCCAAGGATCACTTGGAGTCTACTCCGTTGCACAGAGCAGCAGCCAAGGGGAACCTAAAAATGGTGCAGATCTTGCTGAAACACAAAGCTTCTGCCAATATACAGGATTCAGAGGGAAACACAGCTCTGTGAGTACAAACATATTTGTTGCGGCTTTTTGTTTTCAGATTTCCAGGACAGCTGAACAGTCCCTAAGTCCCTAACTTGCAAGAGAAAATCTCCAGCTATAAGGTCATATTTTTACAAAAGCTTTAGATAGTTTCTGATATGCACAAAATATGTTGGTAATGGAATTGGAAATGTCTAAAAATTCTGGTTCTGTTACAtgtgtattttgcacatttcagacactaatatttaagggttttgtaaaaatgtgGCCTTATAATAGGAAATTTTGCCAGTAGGTATATACAATATCAAGTTGAAAATTTGCTACAGTCATTGAAACAAGGATAatatgcctgattccgttaccttTTGGAGTTGCCCCATAGTTCAGTGGTCgaacacttgctttgcatgcagaaggcctcatgTTCACTCTcaagcatcttcaggtaggactgggaaggacagacacacacacatgtcctGGGGCTTGGAGAACTGtagccaatcagtgtagactacactgagctagatagaccagtggcctAAAACGGTATAAGGTGGTTTCAGGTATTCAtatcctctggattctacaagggAGCACACGTACCACAATTTGTCTACCTTGCACTCCTAGCTACTCCCAGCTGCACAGATTTTATATGGCATGTTCTTAAACATGGGGTgtttaccgtgtgtgtgtgtgtgtgtgtgcgtgtgcgtgtgcgtgtgtgtgtgtgtgtgtgtgtgtgtgtgtgtgtgtgtagggttgcAGCTGTGCAGCCCAGTCTTGTACATGGGAATGCATCCCCCCGAGTGCAATGggggactgactgactgactgactgcacaGGATCGCAACATGGACATAACTGAGGCCCAGACTGTGAAGTAGGGATCTGTCCGAATCATTTCGGCGCCTCTTTGAGGCTCCCTGTAGCCGAAACGTTTCAGCGTGGGACGAGGGGCTCCTTTTAAAATGAGGCAGGCAGGTCGTACCTGCCCCTCTTGGAAGCCTCCGCCACCCCATCACGGTGCTGTTCTCAGAAAAGCATCCccatggaagcagcagcccaTGACGCTGTCTCCTTTAAACCACCCCACAGTTTAAAGGAGGCAGTGGCACGGGCTGCTTCTTTCCCGGGGCATTCTTTTCTGAGAACAGCACCGCAATGGGGCAGCGGAGGCTTCCAGGAGGGGCAAGGTacgacctgcctgcctcctcttaaaggaacccctcgcCGCCTTTGGGATGGTGCCCAAGCAAATGGGTGCACTTCCTACTGCGAAGCTTCACGGGTTTCCCACATTCAGGCCTGCTTTTAAGAATGCTGAAATTGACAGAGAAATCTGAGCGTGGTGTATTTAATAGAGCTGGTAATTCTTGGTCCTCTTTACAGCCATCTAGCCTGTGATGAAGAAAGAGTCGATGAGGCCAAGCTCCTGGTGTCCCACGGGGCAAGTATCTATATTGAGAACAAAGAAGAAAAGACTCCCCTGCAAGTAGCAAAAGGTGGCCTGGCGTTGATACTGAGGAGGCTAGTGgaaggctagtggccatcactcaCTTTCAATTTTGAATTCCGTTTCGGCTGGACCTGCTGAAGACTGCTGACTTGTGTTTTTTGTTGGCTTTCATTCTGTGGTGTCTCCTGTACATACCTACAACTTCTGTGGCCAAGCAGAACTCCCTTAATTTCTAGTTACCAAATCTGTTGCATTTTACAGTATACTTGCTGGCTTGAGAACTTGGGGTTCAAGGGCCATCTCTTATAGAAGAAAACCTGTGGAAGGCTTCTGCTTATGTTGGTCCTACATACGCTTGCTCATAAGGGCAGGCAATATTCGGTATTCCTTGAGGCACTTTGTACAGCCTACAagtcgtttgtttgtttttaaactgacaATTTGTCATCTTTCATTCTTGAATTAAACTATCATCATGGTTGTGTGCAATGAAACTGAGAAGAACAAAAGTTCTGTACCAAAGGCTTGGAAAGCAAAAGATAACACTGCCTATCTTAAAAGTTATAGGGTGGGGGTTGCTTGGTTGTGGCACTGAATTGCCTTTTCAGGTTTCGTTCGTTTTGGCCCTGTACCTTGCGTGTGGGCAGGGTGGTAGGGATGCATCATAGTGGGGGTGTAGTGGTCTTGCCTCAAATAAAGTAATGACTGTCTTGGTATGGCTGGAGGTGTGCTCTAACTGTTTTTTCTTCTGAAAAAGGCTAACAGGTTTACTGTGGCATGTATTTGTGTAGGTAACTGTCTAATCCATCCCCTGCTTATTAAAAGAAATAtgttttttctttgcattttctcATTACTTgcttttaatcatttaaaaaatcatttaaattgtTCTTTAAAAATCCAAACCACTTTTGCAGGCAAAGTCTCTGGCTTTCATATATTAAGACTGTCTGCTGGCAAGCT containing:
- the PSMD10 gene encoding 26S proteasome non-ATPase regulatory subunit 10 isoform X1 translates to MDDGGGSVSNVELCNLAYTGRLEELKACLAGNRRLATRADQDNRTALHWACSAGHADIVDFLLSLGVPVNDKDDAGWSPLHIAASAGRDEIVRALLGKGAQVNTVNQNGCTPLHYAASKNKHEIALMLLESRANPDAKDHLESTPLHRAAAKGNLKMVQILLKHKASANIQDSEGNTALHLACDEERVDEAKLLVSHGASIYIENKEEKTPLQVAKGGLALILRRLVEG
- the PSMD10 gene encoding 26S proteasome non-ATPase regulatory subunit 10 isoform X3 → MNVYSEDNRTALHWACSAGHADIVDFLLSLGVPVNDKDDAGWSPLHIAASAGRDEIVRALLGKGAQVNTVNQNGCTPLHYAASKNKHEIALMLLESRANPDAKDHLESTPLHRAAAKGNLKMVQILLKHKASANIQDSEGNTALHLACDEERVDEAKLLVSHGASIYIENKEEKTPLQVAKGGLALILRRLVEG
- the PSMD10 gene encoding 26S proteasome non-ATPase regulatory subunit 10 isoform X2 encodes the protein MDDGGGSVSNVELCNLAYTGRLEELKACLAGNRRLATRADQAGWSPLHIAASAGRDEIVRALLGKGAQVNTVNQNGCTPLHYAASKNKHEIALMLLESRANPDAKDHLESTPLHRAAAKGNLKMVQILLKHKASANIQDSEGNTALHLACDEERVDEAKLLVSHGASIYIENKEEKTPLQVAKGGLALILRRLVEG